From the genome of Plectropomus leopardus isolate mb chromosome 4, YSFRI_Pleo_2.0, whole genome shotgun sequence:
TGGTAGCTAACGCGACAACAGCGTTAGCTTTAGCTAAGTTAGCTAACGTTGCCTAGCtatttctgtgtgcatgtgtgtcccaGGTAAACAATCATCCACCCTTATTTTTTATGCCGTTTAAACAATACATAGCGTGCTTTAACCACGTGACACTTGTTTCTCTTCAATGACACAGGGTCATGCTAAATTCAACCGTTAACAAACATGTCAGCTTAGTTGCCATGCCTATTTGCAGATGTTacaaacaacatacaaaaaatgtgCTGTGGTGATTTAGCACTACTCTCcaattttctctatttttgtaATGCTAGTATAAGTGCCGTCTTATCACACTTCTCATCGTTTAGCATTGTTTCGTCTTCTTCTCTCTGTATTCTTCACAAGTAACACGTCGCTGATGTGCAGCTTGGTCACTTAAACGTCAGCATTATAAATAGCTAAACTAAATAGCTGTTTGGTTTAGCATATAAACAGTATCGATCTCAACAGACGATGGTGCTGTATAATGCCCAACTGTAGGCCTTTGTGGTTGCTTAACCCTGCTTCAGAGATGCTGGGTATCCACCTGGTGGTCACTCGAATATCTCTCCATGTTTCCATACCTGGTTTTATAGTTTAATTAGGTAATTTGTACAATTATCATGCCATATTTCAGTCAATGTGCAAAGCAGAAAACTTCCACATAGGACTGACTGAGAGGATAGCTGTGTTGTTCTGCTTTATATGCTCCTCTGCTTTGTCCTTATTACTCAACTTCATCACTTTTCTGGTAGTCAGTTGGTGAGTTCACATATTTATGTCATGACACCAGCTCTCTGGATCTTTGGACATAAATGTGCTAAACTGTGAGTTATGATCTCTTAAGCTTAAGAGACAATTTTGCATGGCAGTTAGAAAAATTGTTCTCACTGTAAGGATATATTAGTAATCCATTGTGCATATTTTGATGAGGAAATCTTTTACTTGGCTATTTTTATACCCTTTTAAGTTATTGTAGACTGATAAATCAGCTAAGCCGAAATATTGGGAGATATAAGCTTGCTGcaaatttattgttttggtATATATGTTTCCTAATAAGTAATAAGACATTGCGGTACAGGAATGTCTAActtcagtttattgtcatttataaaGTATCAATATAACATCCAGTAGTTTGTCTACAAGAGAACTGACATGTTGATTTTCCAATAGTAGGATGTCATGCTCAGTATTCATCTTGgtcagaacaaaataaaaaaacaaattgaaaggATCAGGATCAAAagtgttttgttctgtgttaatgttggaaaaataattGCTATATTCCAATGTATCattagcagattttttaaaactcacatCAGTTTCTGCCTCACAAATACAGGGTCGGTGGGGTGATgttgtacatattttaaaacaccAACACTAAATCACTGCTCCTTAATACCGATGTCAGttttaatttctctgtttttgtctgtttatgtgtTGTATGTGAATAGGTTGCAGTCATGGGCCCAGACACTGCATCAGTCCCTAAAACAGAACCTTCAGAGGAAAGTAAGTGTTGAAgcttctttgtatttttatatttttgggtcaACACTGAAGTAACAAATCTCTCACTCAAGTGACGCTCAGCATTAGATCGAAAGATACCATAAAAGTGTTATATTGCAGGAAATTGAATGCATTCAGAATATTAAAACAAGCCTGAAACCTTAAACAAGTATTATGTTTATTTGGCATGCTGGACTCACTAGTTAGATTTTTCCTCTGACAAAATCCAGCACATAAATAACCAGAACTCATTTGTGTTTCCTCTGGCTTcagttttttaatcattatggTCATTCATAAATAGTCAGGATTGTATTCTGCTGATATTTTTTCAAGTCAATATGTTAATCGTTCATTGTATTTGATTGTTCCTCAGATCCAGCCGAAGTCGTCGTAAAGGTAATCTCAGAATCAGATTCCAACGATGCTTCAACCTCCACTGAGCCTGAGAGCTCCAAACGGCCTGAGAATaacatttcagacaaatgtTACCCCTGCTCCGTCTGTGGCAAGACATTTGACAGACCATCAAAGCTAGAGAGGCATAAACCTGTCCACACGAGGAAGCCAAAGACGGTTCATCAGTGTCAGCACTGTGACAAGATTTTCACGCAGGAAGAGAAGCTGATCCGACATCAGAGCTGCCACAACCGGACTAACCTGCACCCCTGTCCCGACTGTGGGAAAGTGTTCAACAGGCCTTCAAAGTTAGAGAGACATAGGCGCACCCACGCCAAGAAACCCAAGGTGCCTCATCAGTGTTCGTACTGCATGAAGACGTTCAGTAAGCTGAACAAACTTGTCCGTCACCAGCGGATGCACACCGGGGAGAAACCTTTCACCTGCTCGGTCTGCGGAAAAGGATTCTCCGAGGCGGGTCACTGCAAAGCGCACGAAAAGACGCACGAGGAGCAGCCAGACAAACCTCACTGCTGCGCCGACTGCGGAATGTGTTTCTTCAAGGCGTCAGAGCTCCGTCGGCACTTCCGCtcccacacaggagagaaacctttccGATGCAGCCTGTGTGAGAGCTGCTTCTCCCGCTCAGAGGGACTAAAAAGACACATGAGGAGCCACACAGGGGAAAGACCGTTCAAATGCATCATCTGCgctaaaggattttattctcgACAGGATTTGAATATTCACGGATTGACCCACTCGGGAGAGAAACCACATCTTTGCCCTGTGTGCGGTAAAGGTTTCTCACAGCTGGGCAACATGAAAGAACACGAGCAGAACGTTCATATTAAGTCCGAGAAGTATATTTGCAATGAATGCGGGGCGACCTTCACACGGTACAAGTCACTGACAAAACATCAGcggacacacacaggagaacgACCCTATCTGTGTCTCACTTGCGGTCGCCGATTTTCATGGAGCCATTCTCTTAGCAGACACCGgaggactcacacacacagacagatggcTATGGACACGTCTAAAGACATATTGAGTTTTGAAGGACCCTCTGAGAAACCTAGCagttgaaagtaaaagtaaaatcatcACAGAAGGACATTTTATCGTGAAGATATCCTCCTGGAGCCACAATCAAGCTAAAATTTACTAATTGTAGTAATTTGTAGTGCATTAATTTTGAAGCTTTGTGATGATTCATCTCTATGCTTGCTTTGTTATTTGTTTACAAAATATCAGTTTGGATTTTTATGTACAGGGCTCCagattagttgtttttttaaatcccaacAGTTTCACTGATCCAAGTCCATTAATCTATCTTGGCAGttacaataaatgttttgttactTGGCTGAAGATAGACTGTGAGGGTATTTGAGTACACTGCTGTATGTAGTAATGCGCCGTTTATATCTTCCTTTATGACAAATCTGTACTTGCCTTTAGAAAGTGTGGAAGAATATCTCATACCaataaatttctgtttttcatcaaCCAAATGATATATCACAACCAAAGTTGCCCTGATTTGACATGGAATCAAActgaataactaaataaaaataccgACAGTGTCCTTGTAACTGTATGATTAAAGGgtaagtttgatattttttacccttttttcccatgtttttgactttaaatgacaaattatgAATAGCAATTATTAAAATTGGTCGAGAATTGAGCAAGCAGAAACAGGCTGCTGTGGAATCATTCTGGGCATAGGGTTAGGTCATGTTTGCATGTGATTTCATGTCCACTAAATATGcttatttttgtcactgacaggatGAGATTAATATTAAGTGTTTGGCAATTTGTGGAAAGGATATATACAGAGatagatgtttttgtttaagtataagatcatttttatttaaggaGAAAGTTAAATAACATAGCCAGTTCCACCAGGTTCTGTTTAAATTAACACTAATTTTAGGGTttatagagccagcatattttatACTCCTAgctgggtgaattaagggtttatttcaaccaaaccagagatGGTGATTGCTGCAACAGTGGAAACAAAGGTGGtttctgtgagttttattttgtttctgttgactaaGAAAGAAGCCTGTTTTACGAAAATGAAATTAAGCTTCATTTAAATGGAGGCCGGTGGAATTCACAATTGCAGTTTGGGGTGGTTTTTGGTAAAACAAAAGGATCTTTTATCTCCATAGGGATATTTTCCAtgaatcttaaaataataatctgagcctgtcagtggcaaaaacaagtacTTTAAATGGATGTAAGTTGacagtgccaaaaaaaccccccgaTTGTTTCCATTGCAGCCTGTTACTGGAcccatttcagaaaatgtttttcccattagtcactgaaacacagcaacatgtgCAAAtaaggtccaggttgaaaacaacacagaaatcgGCATTGATTGAAGACATCAAACTGAAGTCTCGACTGAATGTGAATAAATATCAGCTTTTCAATAGCAGTTAACTTCATCTGATGAACTTTGGTACCTCacagaacaaacacaaatattaacCAGCACAACCAGTAGCTGGTTAATATtaatcaatattaatattaatattaatgttattaatagCTCAGTGAGTTTCTTATTTGAATTCTGTTAGCCAATTGCCCATATAAgcagttaaatgaaaaaaaatgaaaaaagagataaTTTTTGTGTTCCTGTGTCAAATTATTccatcttaattattttttaattaaaaaaacacttaatagaATGGTTAATGCCATACTGAATCACAGAAGAAAAGTGCAGTTAGATTACTCTGGGTATCTTACCTCTCATCACTAATGTGAAACACCTGCTGTGAGATCGCTGACGATGTTATGGCCAGATGTGCAAGATCTTAAAATCATAATTGTTGAATAGTGGTGTGACCAGTagagagcagcagcattttacttctggtgtgagctgtgtaaaataaatagaaaagtcTGTccttttcagattgtttttatttcagtttgattttatataaatatatatcacatATAGATTGTATAGTTATGTAATccattgatttttctttgtgatACTGTTTACATATCTACATACATGGTAGCTTACtgtcaataaacacaaacattacataATGCTGCAGTTCACTGCATAGTGACAACACAATGAACCTCTACACGCTTAAATACAGATTCAAGTATTGTGCTCAGATGTGTTTTTAGTTATGCAGATAAACATGTGAATTGAACCTTGAGCAACACACCATAAGTCTCTGGAAAGCAACTTTATAAAACATGCTGTCACCAATAAATTGTCTTCAACAGCTTTTGCAGtggaagacattttttattttattttgtaagatgtatgttagggactgtactttatttatcacagTAGGAGGTAGCTAgggtgtgactttttattttttcaaataaatatcatGAATAAATATCATTAAATTCTGTGATTTTGGGGTTCTGTAGGTAtttaaaatagacacaaaatacaaacatttaaagttgaatgtccatcccctaagccaaatcaaaaaaaatataactccCTACCTTgtggataaaaaaatgttagaagtGCCTATCCtattttgcaccaccccctccactctcataaataaccaacagtcccttaCTATGTGTCAAACAATTCTCCTACATGCTATCTACTTGTAAAAGTTGCCTCTCAGATCAGACCGATTTTAGTGTAATATCAGGTCACAGTCTTTGTTTCGTAGGCCTGAAATAGTAATTGTttttaagagagagaaagaaaaatatctgtcttTCAGATGATTTCCCTGgtgcacgtgaaggcagcacagACGTTTCACCGGCCAATGACAGAGGCGCAACTCCAGCTGTTGCTAGGCGACTTGTGTTTGGTGTAACGTTAGCTAGTTAAAAAGCTACTGTACCGGTagttttcttgcaaaatttgaATTTCTGAATAGTTTTCGGGAGACAGAGATACTAGCTAAAGTCTGTAGGAATGGCTGTTGAAACACAGGGCGTGCCTCAACTTGAACTGGAGGCTGCTATTGGGTTCAACGGtaagttttcctttaaacttCACGGTTCAAACCTAGCTAGCTAACCTAGCGTTAATACGAATCAAACTTGAAGGAGTTTAATTAGCCATCGAGCCAATTTGTAGTGTAATTTTAGGTGCGTTTATTCCAggttttgtaatatttaaaacGTCAAATCTAAATAATTATATTGGGAGGTGGCAATGTGCTTTGCCAACTATCTGAAGATATAGACAGACCCCACCGTAAACTCGGTTGGATTTACGTTACCTGATCAACTGGGAAAGGTTGCACAGGCTCAGTGGTGTATGCTCAGCTACCTTTTACAACGCGAGGCCATTATGATCGCACAGTTTGTCTTTTCCATCTTAAACCATGTAATGCCTTGTTTTACGTTATTTTACATACGTTTGTCTCATCAGGGCATGTGTTTTCCGGCCTGAGAGTCCATCCAGACAGAGAGCACCTGATCTATCCTCTGGGGTGTGCAGTCATTCTGAAGAGAATCAAAGATGGCAAGCAGGAGTTCCtgcatggacacacaaacaatgtCTCCTGTATTTCAGTGTCCAAAAGCGGACAGTATGTTGCCTCTGGACAAGTCAACTTTATGGGCTTCAAGGTATTTAAAGTTgctatacatttatttttctaaagatATGATTAACTCAGCTAAATCCCCAACACCCCTACTTACCTGTTTCATTTGTCTCCCCTTTTGATGTCTTAATTAAGGAAGcagtttttttattcactttagAAATACATGGGCTTAAATCTGTTTACAGCACAGGATGGCTAAACAAATGTGCCATTTTCACATGTAACAGTTTGAATAAATAAACCTTTTCCTAGGCTATGGTTATCATCTGGGACTACGCACAACGAACAATCTATGCCCAGCTGGTGCTCCACAAGGCAAAGGTCGAAGCACTGGCTTTCTCTCCAAACGACAAGTATCTGGTGTCACTTGGAGGTCAGGATGATGGCAGGTAAACATATAAATTGGGTGGCACAATTCTAACTAAGTAGCTTTCCCTCCAAAATATCCAGATTGCATCACAGAAGAGATGTAGGACTAAATTTTACGTAACTGTACATATTCTCTATTTGTTTAGTGTGTGGGgtgttttctgtgtgatttCAGCATTGTGGTATGGAATATTGAGACCAAGCAGGCCATCTGTGGGAGCCCAGCTTCAGCTCAAAGTGCCGGCCACTGCCTCACCGTGCAGTACTCAAAcacaaatgacaacatttttgtttcagctgGGAGGTGAGTGAATGCTGTCTACTGGCATTCTGTGCacacaagttttattttagtgcaactagtgacatttttaatatgcTGTTAGAGTATTTTAATGTCATATTGGTCTGTTTTTGGCAGTGGAACTTTGCGAGTCTGGGAGTTGGACCTCCCCAACAGGAAGATCAGACCCACAGAGTGTCAGATGGGCAAACTGCGGAGGATTGTGAAATGTATAGAGGTACAAGGCCGTGAGAGTCTTTCATTCACATCAGTTTGTTTACCAAGTATACTACTACTCGCATCTgggaagaaaaacagtgaacaaTCTATGAAGATGGCTAGCAATTTAATCTGATATTGTGATTACTGAAAACATTCAATTGTCCAAAAACATAGTGCACCAGATACAATGATATTAGATTGCTGTGCTcatattgatttctttataTTATTACACAGATGACAGAGGACGatcagttcattttctgtggCACCACCAGTGGAGACATAATGAAAATCAACATGAAGACAGGGCTTCTGAGTGACTGTGGGCCAGTTAAAGCTAAATACAGCCTGGTAGGTCAACAGGAGTCATTGCtaacatgtctctgtgaaggtgatttcagctgtttctcaCTCACGTCCTGCCTAATAATCTGGTCTCCTGCTGTGTATCAAGAGTTGATTAAACCATATTCCTGATGGGGTGCAAACTTAGAAATATATGCGAGGACTCATGTCATGCAGTGTATTTTGTTCAACCTGCAACTGTGATTTCTTTTCCATCTTTAAAGTATCATTATGGACGTCCCTGTCATTTCTGAAATGTGTCTTGTTTATGGGTATGCTCCTTTACTATTAGCATCCAGAGTGTCTTATTTATTAGTGTTGGAGCTTTTAGCTTATGCTTCCTGGAACTAATTCAGGTCTTTCCCTTATAGGGTGTCAATGTCCTAAGGATACTGAAGTCTGGAAACCTGCTTGTCGGCTCTGGATCCGGCACTTTCACGCTGTGTTCCTGCACTAAATTCAAAACTCTGAAGTGAGTCCAACAACTGTGTCATTTGAATCAttgccattaaaaaaacttACATTTGGTAATAATACATGGTATGCAAACTTCAGAGAGTAAACAAATATCATAGTACCTCTATAATGTAAACAGTTTAATGTATCTATGATACAGTGCTTATTATCAACTCCTTTTTTCCTTGTCTCCCACATTAGGGAAGTCCAGCTGGAAAAGGGTGTGACCTCCATCGCTTTAAGAGGAGAGGGCCAGCAGTTCTTTGTCGGAACGGAGGCTGCTCAGATGTACCGCTTCAGTTATGAGGACTTCAAAGCTGAACTCATTTACACCAGTCACAGCAGTGCTGTCAAGGACGTAGCCATATGTTTGTAAGTGGCACACTTTCAGGTAGAAAAAGTTAAAGTCTCAGTGGAGGGAGTAAAATGGCAAAAGACCTTTAGTGACTTTTgaatttggcaagaaatatactaaattcattaaaattcaGAGAAATCAGACTCCAATGTGCTATAAAAGAATCCCTTTGTCCTGGAGCGTAACAAGATAAAAGTATTTATGATGTGCTGTTTAGAATCAGTCACGCTTATGAGTACATTTTGGAGATTAATATTCAGTTCATTCACAAACATGAAATACTTATGAACTGTCAAAATCTGTATAAGACTGCTTGAGGTTGAGCATGTGTTGTCTGACTCAGCATTTTCGATCTGTTTGTTACAAATTTCCTCTAGTAccaaacattaaacatacaaatactTTCTGACATACAAGTGATGATTTCTATACACCCAGTTTAAGTagctgtatgtttttatttggcaaACAGCTTAAACCACATTTATCTCTCATAAAGCATGACTTCAGTAAACCACTGTGTTCACTAGAGGGTGCCATAAGCTTTCCTCATCCACGTCTCTTTAAGTTAAAGTTTAGAAAGACACTGTAAGTTTTTGGTAGATTGTAGAAACACCTGGGTAATTGTCATTAATTACATGGATACTCTGTAAAATGTACAGTTAATAAAGCTTTAACTCAGCTAGTACTATTTTGTAAAGTATAGTCATACCCACATTCACTGAACTGTAATTTTACAtctctcccctttttttctccactagTGGAACATCTGAATTATTTGCAACGTGCTCTGAGGAGGACATCAGGTTATGGCACATAGACAAGCCCAAAGAGCTGCTGCGCATCACTGTTCCCAACATGACCTGCAATTCTCTGGACTTCATGGTTGACGGACATAGCATCATCAGTGGTGGGAATCTGGGAGAGCACTGAGGctcaatacaatacaatatatataaagaatattcagatttttgtctGCTAGTATGAGCTGTTGTTCACTCATAAATATATTTGTCCCTCAACACCTGCAACACTTGTTCTAAGTTACCTACTTCACACAGTGAATCAAATTAGTCTTCTTGATAACTGTCTGTTAAAAATCGATTTCACTCTCTTGTAGCGTGGAATGATGGTAAGATTCGCGTGTTTGCACCGGAAAGTGGCCGACTCATGCTCATCATTCACAACGCTCACAGAATGGGTGTGACAGCCATCGCCGGCACCAAAGACTGCAAGAGGATCGTTAGTGGCGGGGGAGAAGGCCAGGTCAGTACGTCGTAGAGCTgttaagaaaaaatgatgtaatgttcagtgtttttctcaccAAATGAAAAGCAACACATCGAAATTCTCCACAAGCACTATGATAATATTAGAGTTTAGAACTGCAGTGCCCACTAATTCCTCCAAGATGTCAGCCATTATCTGCGAGCAGAAGCCATGTGTAATAAATGAACAGCAGTTGGTTTCACAGCACACCGTTTTCTGGGctcatattttatcattaggAAGCCATATGGTTAAAGATGTAATGATTGCGTGCTTAGTTTTTGGTAAGTAAGCTAACTTTGTTAGCAGCCTGCAGGGTGGCAGACATGTTCCTGCATCAGCTACTGTATGTGTAGACTTCTCTAAAGGAGCTGTTTGTGAATTCTGTTATTTACTGTGCAATTCCTTCTCAATCTGACAAAATTGATTTATGAGTTATTATGTTAAGATGCTCAATGCTGTctttggtaacttttataaagaTAACATTCTGTCATATTTGCAGAAACTTTCACTACATCTgaacagtagtacatgagacaagcagtctgtgaaaaaacaaTCAGGTTTCTGTAACTCCTCTATTGTCTAGTAATGCTTCTAATGGCCTTACCGCAtgtaaatgaaaacaaccaatcagagccgaggggTCTCTGACGCAGCTGTCTaccatgtcaatcactgctcgtaAAGTCATTAGAGTTGATctaatatgaatcaagattctgttactgcattgctttCTCAcctcaaacattttcaaaaaaatatttttgtgtcctgtttagctgtaaaatgaaaaagattgTGACCTGACCACCATGTTGGGAAGCCAGAAACTTTTGATTGTACAGCGTAACCATACTCTCATTTATATTTGATGAGTGAcacctagtttgacagtttgaccgcagttcatGAGCAGCGACATGACAGAtgcaaagaggcaaaacaaGTGTGAGGAGAcgcctgttttttttcagagattatctgttagggctgggcaatatatcagtAATATATGGGACTAAATTTTGtctcatattttaaatattttaatattgtcAGTGTTGTCTTCcttgttttaaaggctgcattacagtaaagtgatgtcattttggatttaagcagttttattatttttctttacccaCTAAATATTTATTGAAAGTACCAATAGTCAACTCTACATTATCACTGCTATgtcaaggtatttggtcaaaaattatgatatttgattttccaCATCTGTGTCTTGTATGTGGATGTAGTGGCAGtttcagaaaacatgacaaaaagttatttaaaaaacatactgcACACACCCTGCAAATACCTTTAATGTGGCATTCAGTATGGTTGCAGTTTGACAGATTTAGAATGGAAAATAGGTATACTGTTAAGTACTAAGCCCTTTTTTTAACGGTTTGCTCTTCGTATAAACTGTTGTTGAATTGCAACACAAATCGTTAAAACTTGAGAGAGTCTTAATTAAGTCTCATATCTGATGTAAAAGAGATCTCCCTTGAGGTTGAATGATGTTCAACTGTTGTAGGTTCGTGTGTGGGAGCTGCAGCCACACAGCCATCGGCTGCTGGAGACCATGAAAGAGCACAAAGCTACCGTCACTTGTATCAAAATCAAGAGCGACGACAGAGAGTGTGTCACTGCCAGCTCTGATGGTGCTTGCATCATCTGGGACCTAGTGTGAGTAGCCCATCTGCATACTCAAACACTTTAGTCTGAGCATAAGGCAagaacagcaacacacacaccgCACAAGTAACGTTTGTGTCCTCCTGAAATCCTCGCTCTTACAGTCAAGGCATGTCATACTCTTTTGGGGAACTGTTTTTACCCCACAACCTTAAAGTGGATGACTCCTAAATGAGATTTTTCCTGAAACTCAACTGGGTCTGCTTTGCTGAGAGGAATTGAGTTGAAAATACAAGTGAAAATACGCATTATTGGATTACTTAATCACATTttcctggagaaaaaaacaaactacacataATTTGTAATGATATACATATCCACCAGAGAGAAAATGACTGATAATAGTGCTGCTTTTAGAAAGAAATGCTGAGGCTGGTCATCAGCGTCTGGCTGataaagtagaaataaaaagaaatccagTGCATTCTTCATGGAGAAAGCTTAAAATCCTTTAATCCGCAGGGCTTCTTCTGTACGAGAATAAAAACTCTGATGGTGGTCATGTTTTTTCACCATCTATCCTCTTCAGTGAACAAGTCAGTGGATTAAAGGCTTTAAGGTTGTATGCATCAAAAGTAGCCTAGATTTCCATCCTCCTTTTGTAAGCTTACTAACAAGCTGATGTTTTAAGGAATACAAGTCAGACAGGAGtctgaataaatcaaaattagCACCCTGTCACTTTTGTGTCCACAGAAGTTTTgcaaggttgtgtgtgtgttttatttgcatGAATGGACAGTACAttaagcagttgtttttttttaaaaaatatgtgactGCACAGattggtttgtgtttgtttgcctggaaaatgaaacatgttgtatcaaaataaactgaacttGGCA
Proteins encoded in this window:
- the LOC121942464 gene encoding zinc finger protein OZF-like; its protein translation is MGPDTASVPKTEPSEENPAEVVVKVISESDSNDASTSTEPESSKRPENNISDKCYPCSVCGKTFDRPSKLERHKPVHTRKPKTVHQCQHCDKIFTQEEKLIRHQSCHNRTNLHPCPDCGKVFNRPSKLERHRRTHAKKPKVPHQCSYCMKTFSKLNKLVRHQRMHTGEKPFTCSVCGKGFSEAGHCKAHEKTHEEQPDKPHCCADCGMCFFKASELRRHFRSHTGEKPFRCSLCESCFSRSEGLKRHMRSHTGERPFKCIICAKGFYSRQDLNIHGLTHSGEKPHLCPVCGKGFSQLGNMKEHEQNVHIKSEKYICNECGATFTRYKSLTKHQRTHTGERPYLCLTCGRRFSWSHSLSRHRRTHTHRQMAMDTSKDILSFEGPSEKPSS
- the cfap52 gene encoding cilia- and flagella-associated protein 52; the protein is MAVETQGVPQLELEAAIGFNGHVFSGLRVHPDREHLIYPLGCAVILKRIKDGKQEFLHGHTNNVSCISVSKSGQYVASGQVNFMGFKAMVIIWDYAQRTIYAQLVLHKAKVEALAFSPNDKYLVSLGGQDDGSIVVWNIETKQAICGSPASAQSAGHCLTVQYSNTNDNIFVSAGSGTLRVWELDLPNRKIRPTECQMGKLRRIVKCIEMTEDDQFIFCGTTSGDIMKINMKTGLLSDCGPVKAKYSLGVNVLRILKSGNLLVGSGSGTFTLCSCTKFKTLKEVQLEKGVTSIALRGEGQQFFVGTEAAQMYRFSYEDFKAELIYTSHSSAVKDVAICFGTSELFATCSEEDIRLWHIDKPKELLRITVPNMTCNSLDFMVDGHSIISAWNDGKIRVFAPESGRLMLIIHNAHRMGVTAIAGTKDCKRIVSGGGEGQVRVWELQPHSHRLLETMKEHKATVTCIKIKSDDRECVTASSDGACIIWDLVRFVSLQMVIANTLFRTVCYHPEEYQLITSGSDRKVAYWDVYDGSAIRELEGSQSGAINGMHITQDGKHFVTGGDDKLVKVWDYMEGAVTHIGIAHGGSITSIKVCSNNRTLVSTSADGAILRWRFPHAPSS